The following are from one region of the Actinopolyspora halophila DSM 43834 genome:
- the ftsW gene encoding putative lipid II flippase FtsW has translation MAAENISGSRGRGSGSRERGRQGVGDGLRGVSSALTAWLTRPLASFHLLLAVFGLLTAFGLVMVLSASSVESFNKEGSSYSIFLSHLAHCLFGAVGCYVAMRMPVWALRRFSHVLLLICLLLLVLVLTGLGASDNGAQSWFVLGPISFQPVEPAKIALALWGAHVLVTKRALLGQYRHLLVPVVPAALLIFALVMMQPDLGSTVLLGVVLLALLWFAGAPLRLFSAVLLGGVTAATVLIAVGGYQMGRVTSFLNPGADPQGAGFQSNQALLALADGGLFGEGLGRGWSKWQYLPEADNDFIFAVLGEELGFVGCAVVLVLFGTVAYVGMRIASRNTDPWIRLVAATLTTWLVAQAAINIGYVVGLLPVTGLPLPLISSGGSSVVTTMIVFGLLANCARHEPEAIAALRSLGPGRVGRLLRLPTPTPYRPPASRRSNNNTTAKQRGPQPAKPSGKSGTGGSRAEKQRQSAARGPRRTRSAR, from the coding sequence GTGGCGGCCGAGAACATCAGCGGCTCTCGTGGGCGAGGCAGCGGTTCTCGCGAGCGCGGCAGGCAGGGCGTCGGTGACGGTCTGCGCGGAGTGAGCTCGGCGCTGACCGCCTGGTTGACCAGGCCGCTCGCCTCGTTTCACCTGTTGCTCGCGGTGTTCGGGCTGTTGACGGCGTTCGGCCTGGTGATGGTGCTTTCCGCTTCCAGCGTGGAGTCGTTCAACAAGGAGGGCTCCTCCTACAGCATCTTCCTGAGCCATCTGGCGCACTGCCTGTTCGGCGCGGTGGGGTGCTACGTCGCCATGCGCATGCCCGTGTGGGCACTGCGTCGTTTCAGCCACGTGCTGTTGTTGATCTGCCTCCTGCTGCTCGTGCTCGTGCTCACCGGTCTGGGAGCGTCCGACAACGGGGCGCAGAGCTGGTTCGTGCTCGGCCCGATCTCGTTCCAGCCGGTGGAACCGGCCAAGATCGCCCTCGCGTTGTGGGGAGCGCACGTGCTGGTCACCAAACGTGCTCTGCTCGGGCAGTACCGGCACCTGCTCGTTCCGGTGGTCCCCGCGGCCCTGCTGATATTCGCCCTCGTGATGATGCAGCCGGACCTCGGTTCCACGGTGTTGCTGGGCGTGGTGCTGCTCGCGCTCCTGTGGTTCGCGGGGGCTCCGCTGCGACTGTTCAGCGCGGTCCTGCTGGGAGGCGTCACGGCCGCCACGGTGCTGATCGCCGTTGGGGGCTATCAGATGGGCCGGGTAACTTCGTTCCTGAACCCGGGGGCCGATCCCCAGGGGGCCGGTTTCCAGTCGAACCAGGCTTTGCTGGCTCTCGCGGACGGCGGACTGTTCGGCGAGGGACTCGGGCGTGGTTGGTCCAAGTGGCAGTACCTGCCGGAGGCCGACAACGACTTCATCTTCGCGGTGCTCGGGGAGGAACTCGGGTTCGTCGGTTGCGCCGTGGTGCTGGTCCTGTTCGGCACCGTCGCCTACGTGGGGATGCGGATCGCCAGCCGCAACACCGATCCGTGGATCAGGCTGGTCGCGGCGACCCTGACCACGTGGTTGGTGGCCCAGGCGGCCATCAACATCGGCTATGTGGTCGGGCTGCTCCCCGTCACGGGGCTTCCGCTGCCGTTGATCTCCTCGGGAGGCAGCTCCGTGGTCACGACGATGATCGTCTTCGGGCTGCTGGCCAACTGCGCCAGGCACGAGCCCGAGGCCATCGCAGCGTTGCGCTCCCTGGGTCCGGGCAGGGTCGGAAGACTGCTGCGCCTTCCCACCCCTACTCCGTACCGGCCTCCGGCGTCACGGCGTTCGAACAACAACACGACCGCCAAACAACGCGGCCCCCAGCCCGCCAAGCCTTCCGGGAAGTCGGGGACCGGTGGTTCGCGAGCGGAAAAGCAACGACAAAGCGCAGCACGGGGTCCGAGAAGGACCCGCTCGGCACGATGA
- the murD gene encoding UDP-N-acetylmuramoyl-L-alanine--D-glutamate ligase, with translation MVGEVMSKVGARVLVAGAGVSGRSAAEALLAEGAAVTITDASEERLADLSELRRRGAELCTALAEPPAGTDLVVTSPGWRPDAPLLETAASAGIEVIGEIELAWRIDRVSSAPAVWLAVTGTNGKTTTVGMLESVLRSAGLDAVACGNVGLPAVDAVRAGHEVLAVELSSFQLHWSNTLAPHAGVVLNLADDHLDWHGSLHAYGLAKSAVYRGNVFSVYNVDDEASTMLAEKYATATAVGITTGEPVPGQLGVVGEELRDRAFPEGGADGAGSTSLAGVGDVRQVGAHNLSNALAACALARAHGVPPAACSAGLRDFAPGEHRSVVVGESDEVVYVDDSKATNPHAASAALRAHSSVVWIAGGLLKGADVDELVRNHARRFLAVVLIGTDSRIIADSLRRNAPDVPVVSVPPERESAMSEAVRLAADHAESGAAVVLAPAAASMDMYTDYAHRGREFTESVRALLAESDADPVERHRG, from the coding sequence ATCGTTGGTGAGGTCATGAGCAAGGTGGGTGCACGAGTTCTGGTCGCCGGCGCCGGGGTGTCCGGCAGATCGGCGGCCGAGGCGTTACTCGCCGAGGGAGCCGCCGTCACGATCACGGACGCCTCCGAGGAACGGTTGGCTGACCTCTCCGAGTTGCGGCGACGCGGCGCGGAACTGTGCACTGCCCTGGCCGAGCCCCCGGCGGGAACCGATCTCGTGGTCACCAGTCCGGGATGGCGTCCGGACGCTCCGCTGCTCGAGACCGCGGCCTCCGCCGGGATCGAGGTGATCGGCGAGATCGAACTCGCCTGGCGGATCGACCGCGTGAGTTCCGCACCGGCCGTGTGGCTCGCCGTCACGGGAACGAACGGGAAGACCACCACGGTGGGCATGCTCGAGTCGGTCCTGCGTTCCGCGGGCCTCGACGCGGTCGCCTGCGGCAACGTCGGTCTGCCCGCCGTCGACGCCGTGCGCGCGGGACACGAGGTGCTGGCCGTGGAGTTGTCGAGCTTCCAGCTTCACTGGTCGAACACGCTGGCCCCGCACGCGGGGGTGGTACTCAACCTGGCCGACGACCATCTGGACTGGCACGGTTCGCTGCACGCCTACGGTCTCGCCAAGTCGGCCGTCTACCGGGGGAACGTCTTCTCCGTGTACAACGTCGACGACGAGGCTTCGACGATGTTGGCCGAGAAGTACGCCACGGCGACCGCCGTCGGCATCACCACGGGCGAACCGGTGCCCGGACAGCTCGGTGTCGTGGGGGAGGAACTCCGCGACCGGGCTTTCCCCGAGGGTGGAGCGGACGGGGCCGGTTCCACGTCCCTCGCCGGGGTGGGCGACGTCCGTCAGGTGGGTGCGCACAACCTCTCCAACGCGCTCGCCGCCTGTGCGCTCGCCCGCGCCCACGGTGTTCCCCCCGCGGCCTGCTCCGCGGGGCTGCGCGACTTCGCTCCCGGTGAGCACCGTTCGGTCGTCGTGGGCGAATCCGACGAGGTGGTCTACGTCGACGACTCCAAGGCGACCAATCCGCACGCGGCCTCGGCCGCGCTGCGCGCGCACTCCAGCGTGGTGTGGATCGCGGGCGGGCTGCTGAAGGGCGCCGACGTAGACGAACTGGTGCGCAACCACGCGCGGCGCTTCCTGGCTGTCGTGCTCATCGGCACCGACAGCCGGATCATCGCCGACTCGTTACGGCGGAACGCTCCGGACGTCCCCGTGGTGAGCGTCCCCCCGGAACGCGAGTCGGCGATGTCGGAAGCCGTACGTCTGGCCGCCGACCACGCCGAATCGGGAGCGGCCGTGGTGCTGGCTCCGGCCGCGGCGTCGATGGACATGTACACCGACTACGCCCACAGGGGGCGGGAGTTCACCGAGTCCGTGCGCGCGTTGCTGGCCGAGTCCGACGCGGACCCGGTCGAACGGCACAGGGGGTGA
- the murG gene encoding undecaprenyldiphospho-muramoylpentapeptide beta-N-acetylglucosaminyltransferase has product MSTQQPDYPAGREGSSAPDQKGPTVVVAGGGTAGHIEPAMALADAVRRIRPDARVVALGTERGLETDIVPKRGYQLELVPPVPMPRKASPELFRMPLKVRDSVRRTREVLDRVGADVVVGFGGYVSLSAYLGARGRVPIVVHEANARAGLSNKIGARLAERVLAAVPDSGLPGASTIGIPLRESITTLDRAALRERARAHYGLDPRAPTVLVFGGSQGAQTLNTAFSGAADALGRAGIGVLHAHGPKNTVAVQEVAGAPPYVPVPYLERMDLAYAAADLVVCRSGAMTVAEVSAAGLPAVFVPLPHGNGEQALNAQPVVSAGGARMITDEELTPQRVIEEVLPLAGDPDMLARMNRATLESGHREADRVLAKTVLEVAEQ; this is encoded by the coding sequence TTGAGCACACAGCAACCGGACTACCCCGCCGGCCGAGAGGGCTCGTCCGCCCCGGATCAGAAGGGGCCGACCGTGGTCGTCGCGGGCGGAGGCACGGCCGGACACATAGAACCGGCGATGGCCCTGGCCGACGCGGTGCGCAGGATCCGTCCGGACGCTCGCGTGGTGGCGCTCGGCACGGAACGTGGACTGGAGACCGACATCGTGCCGAAGAGGGGGTACCAGCTCGAACTCGTTCCCCCGGTGCCGATGCCCCGGAAAGCCAGCCCGGAGCTGTTCCGGATGCCGCTGAAGGTCCGTGATTCGGTCCGCCGGACCCGTGAGGTTCTGGACCGGGTGGGGGCCGATGTGGTCGTCGGTTTCGGTGGTTACGTCTCCCTGTCGGCGTACCTCGGAGCCAGGGGCAGGGTCCCGATCGTCGTGCACGAGGCCAACGCACGGGCCGGACTGTCCAACAAGATCGGAGCACGTCTGGCGGAGCGCGTGCTGGCCGCTGTGCCGGACAGTGGCTTACCCGGAGCGAGCACCATAGGGATCCCGCTGCGGGAGTCGATCACCACGCTGGACCGTGCCGCGCTGCGGGAACGGGCGCGGGCCCACTACGGTCTGGACCCCCGTGCCCCCACGGTGCTCGTTTTCGGTGGTTCGCAGGGTGCGCAGACGTTGAACACCGCTTTCTCCGGGGCGGCCGACGCGCTCGGACGGGCCGGAATAGGGGTGCTGCACGCGCACGGCCCGAAGAACACCGTCGCGGTGCAGGAAGTGGCGGGGGCACCTCCCTACGTGCCCGTGCCCTATCTCGAGCGGATGGACCTGGCCTACGCCGCGGCCGATCTCGTTGTCTGCCGCTCCGGTGCCATGACGGTGGCCGAGGTCTCCGCCGCGGGACTGCCCGCGGTGTTCGTGCCGTTGCCCCACGGGAACGGGGAACAGGCACTGAACGCCCAGCCCGTCGTCAGCGCGGGCGGAGCGCGGATGATCACCGACGAGGAACTGACGCCACAGCGTGTCATCGAGGAAGTGCTACCTTTGGCAGGCGATCCCGACATGCTGGCACGGATGAACCGCGCGACGCTGGAGAGCGGCCACCGAGAAGCCGATCGGGTGCTGGCCAAAACCGTACTGGAGGTGGCCGAGCAGTGA
- a CDS encoding UDP-N-acetylmuramoyl-tripeptide--D-alanyl-D-alanine ligase codes for MIRLSLDEIAEVVGGRLHRADGSEVVTAAVEFDSRKIRPGGLFVAVPGEHVDGHRFAERAVADGAVAVLAAREVDAPAVIVPPADAAERARVMALAGDTDGSGAAVLVAMARLARLVVDRLERLTVVGVTGSSGKTSTKDLVAQLLDPSGPTVAPPGSFNNEIGHPWTVLRADEDTRHLVLELSARGAGHIAELCESAPPRVGVVLNVGSAHLGEFGSREAVARAKGELVEALPAANDGGVAVLNADDPAVAAMAQRTDARVSRFGQRPDAEVRADDVELDEQARPGFTLVTPEGRATVRLPLHGEHHVGNALAAAAVARELGVTVEQTADRLEQVRRLSGKRMEVTETPAGVRVINDAYNANPESVRAALKALASMTHGGPGRSWAVLGALGELGDETSAAHDEIGRLAVRLNIDRLVVVGDQARAMHQGAALEGSWGEESVLVPDVEAAVGLLRDELRPDDAVLIKASNAAALWRVAEELTGPTARESSEDDAARGGDTT; via the coding sequence GTGATCCGGCTCAGCCTCGACGAGATCGCTGAGGTGGTCGGTGGCAGACTGCACCGCGCCGACGGTAGCGAGGTCGTCACCGCGGCCGTCGAATTCGATTCAAGGAAGATACGTCCCGGTGGGCTCTTCGTGGCGGTACCGGGGGAGCACGTCGACGGGCACCGGTTCGCGGAGCGTGCGGTCGCGGACGGGGCGGTCGCCGTGCTCGCGGCGAGGGAAGTGGACGCCCCCGCTGTGATCGTTCCGCCCGCCGACGCGGCCGAACGGGCACGTGTGATGGCTCTGGCCGGTGACACGGACGGTTCGGGAGCCGCCGTGCTGGTCGCCATGGCGCGACTCGCCCGCCTGGTGGTCGATCGGTTGGAGCGACTCACGGTCGTGGGGGTTACCGGTTCCTCCGGCAAGACCTCGACCAAGGACCTGGTAGCGCAGCTGCTCGACCCCTCGGGGCCGACCGTGGCTCCGCCCGGATCGTTCAACAACGAGATCGGTCATCCCTGGACGGTGCTGCGGGCGGACGAGGACACCCGTCACCTGGTTCTGGAGCTGTCCGCTCGTGGGGCGGGACACATCGCGGAGCTGTGCGAATCGGCCCCACCCCGTGTGGGGGTGGTGCTCAACGTCGGCAGCGCCCATCTCGGAGAGTTCGGCTCACGGGAGGCAGTGGCCAGGGCCAAGGGTGAGCTGGTCGAGGCACTGCCTGCCGCGAACGACGGTGGGGTCGCGGTGTTGAACGCCGACGATCCGGCCGTGGCGGCCATGGCCCAACGCACCGACGCGCGGGTATCACGGTTCGGGCAACGCCCGGACGCCGAGGTCAGGGCTGACGATGTCGAGCTCGACGAACAGGCGCGCCCAGGATTCACGCTGGTCACTCCGGAGGGGCGGGCGACGGTGCGGCTGCCGCTGCACGGTGAGCACCACGTCGGTAACGCGCTGGCAGCGGCCGCGGTGGCCAGGGAGCTCGGAGTCACCGTCGAGCAGACCGCCGATCGTCTGGAGCAGGTGCGCCGACTGTCCGGCAAGCGGATGGAGGTCACCGAGACCCCGGCGGGGGTTAGGGTGATCAACGACGCCTACAACGCCAATCCGGAATCGGTGCGGGCAGCTTTGAAGGCTCTCGCCTCGATGACACACGGTGGTCCGGGTAGAAGCTGGGCCGTTCTCGGTGCGCTGGGTGAGTTGGGTGACGAGACATCCGCCGCGCACGACGAGATCGGGCGACTGGCTGTGCGGTTGAACATCGATCGTCTGGTCGTGGTCGGTGATCAGGCCCGTGCAATGCACCAGGGTGCCGCGCTGGAAGGTTCTTGGGGAGAGGAGTCGGTTCTGGTGCCGGACGTCGAGGCCGCCGTCGGGTTGTTGCGGGACGAATTGCGGCCCGATGACGCCGTGTTGATCAAGGCTTCCAACGCGGCGGCGCTGTGGCGTGTCGCCGAGGAGCTGACGGGCCCCACCGCGCGGGAATCCTCCGAGGACGACGCCGCGCGAGGCGGTGATACGACGTGA
- a CDS encoding peptidoglycan D,D-transpeptidase FtsI family protein: protein MGIGRLLLVLALVATGTKLVIVQGFEARALSEQANDQLVTKQAIPAERGSITDVNGRVLAFSGEARKLYANPRLLDEQQRKEREEKPWAKTGPEKKREIAKGIAEITHGRVGEQQALEALFSDRQFLYFGPLIDPGTARRIHEEYQQIGSEYRAVRRYPAGSVAANIVGAASWRKGESKIRGTVGLENALDKKLTGEDGVKISDTAMGSSLVIPGTKKIKSAEPGSDVRLTLDSDLQFALNRKLASYVKERRASGGSAVVLDTKTGKVRALANADSAEPEDQSSRASRNLSNRAVTTPYEPGSVNKLITAAGAIEHDIVEPDTVLQVPDEIKMGGATIHDAWSHETLPLTFRGVLAKSSNVGTLKTARKLGKDRFADLVQKFGLGEKTGIALPGETSGTVPARKQWSDTRFANLPIGQGLSMTVLQMAGMYQAIANDGVRIPPRIVESTVKPDGTEVAQPRPEKVRVVGEQAADTVKNMLRAVVQEGDEQGGTAPGAALSGYQVAGKTGTAQKPDPACGCYSNSKYWVTFAGMVPADDPRYVVGIMLDDPESTRPAGPLFHDVAADLTRRYDIPLSSGQAPRKTLQKR, encoded by the coding sequence TTGGGAATCGGCAGGCTGCTGCTCGTGCTCGCCCTGGTCGCGACCGGAACCAAACTGGTGATCGTCCAGGGGTTCGAGGCGCGGGCGTTGTCGGAGCAGGCCAACGACCAGTTGGTGACCAAGCAGGCCATTCCGGCGGAGCGCGGCTCGATCACCGATGTGAACGGCAGAGTGCTCGCCTTCAGCGGTGAGGCCCGCAAGCTTTACGCCAATCCCCGGCTTCTCGACGAGCAGCAGCGTAAGGAGCGCGAGGAGAAGCCCTGGGCAAAAACGGGCCCGGAGAAGAAACGGGAGATCGCCAAGGGCATCGCCGAGATCACTCACGGCAGGGTCGGCGAGCAGCAGGCCCTGGAGGCGTTGTTCTCCGACCGGCAATTCCTCTATTTCGGTCCGTTGATCGACCCGGGGACGGCCCGCAGGATCCACGAGGAGTACCAGCAGATCGGCAGCGAGTACCGAGCCGTCCGGCGTTATCCGGCCGGCTCGGTCGCGGCGAACATCGTGGGAGCCGCCTCCTGGCGCAAGGGGGAGAGCAAGATCCGCGGAACGGTGGGCCTGGAGAACGCACTGGACAAGAAGCTGACCGGCGAGGACGGGGTCAAGATCTCGGACACGGCCATGGGCAGCAGTCTGGTCATCCCGGGAACCAAGAAGATCAAGTCCGCTGAGCCCGGCTCGGACGTGCGGTTGACTCTCGACTCCGATCTGCAGTTCGCGCTGAACCGGAAACTGGCGTCCTACGTCAAGGAAAGGCGAGCCTCCGGAGGAAGCGCGGTCGTGCTCGACACGAAGACCGGAAAGGTGCGTGCGCTGGCCAACGCCGATTCCGCGGAGCCCGAGGACCAGTCCAGCAGGGCTTCGCGGAACCTGAGCAACCGGGCGGTGACCACGCCTTACGAACCCGGCTCGGTGAACAAGCTGATCACGGCTGCGGGAGCGATCGAACACGACATCGTTGAACCGGACACTGTGTTGCAGGTCCCGGACGAGATCAAGATGGGCGGTGCCACGATCCATGACGCCTGGAGTCACGAAACTCTTCCGCTGACTTTCCGAGGGGTGCTGGCCAAATCCTCCAACGTGGGGACTCTGAAGACCGCGCGAAAGCTCGGTAAGGACCGTTTCGCGGACCTGGTCCAAAAGTTCGGTCTGGGCGAGAAGACCGGTATAGCGCTGCCGGGGGAGACTTCTGGGACGGTTCCCGCACGTAAACAGTGGTCGGACACGAGGTTCGCCAACCTGCCGATCGGTCAGGGGCTCTCGATGACCGTGCTGCAGATGGCCGGTATGTATCAGGCGATCGCCAACGACGGAGTGCGGATCCCGCCGCGGATCGTCGAATCGACGGTGAAACCCGACGGTACGGAGGTCGCCCAGCCGCGCCCCGAAAAAGTTCGAGTGGTCGGGGAGCAGGCCGCCGATACGGTCAAGAACATGCTGCGCGCCGTCGTGCAGGAGGGTGACGAGCAGGGGGGAACCGCTCCGGGAGCCGCTCTGTCCGGTTACCAGGTGGCGGGCAAGACGGGGACGGCGCAAAAACCCGATCCCGCGTGTGGCTGCTACAGCAATTCCAAGTACTGGGTGACGTTCGCGGGCATGGTTCCCGCGGACGATCCGAGGTACGTGGTCGGCATCATGCTCGACGATCCGGAAAGTACCCGCCCGGCCGGGCCGCTGTTCCACGACGTGGCAGCCGATCTGACACGTCGCTACGACATTCCGCTTTCGTCGGGGCAGGCTCCGAGAAAGACACTGCAGAAACGTTGA
- the mraY gene encoding phospho-N-acetylmuramoyl-pentapeptide-transferase has protein sequence MKSILVAAAVGLVVSILFTPYLIKVFSKQGFGQEIREEVQKSHSSKRGTPTMGGMAILVAMWVGYLTTHLTVSDALPSITALLVLGLTTMLGIVGFLDDFIKIRKRRNLGLNKTAKLVGQMLASVLFAVLALQFADRNGFTPASDNLSFIRDINVVSFGLIGFVVFAYIAISGWSNAVNFTDGMDGLAGGTAAMVLASYVLISFWQFRNSCQLASELGPACYQVRDPLDVAVVSAAAMGSCVGFLWWNAAPAKIFMGDTGSLAIGGLVAGLSMTTRTELLMIVIGGLFVVEALSVVLQIVVFRTSRRRLFRMAPFHHHFELAGWAETSVIIRFWILGAISCLFGVGLFYADWLSLAGGT, from the coding sequence GTGAAGAGCATCCTCGTCGCCGCGGCCGTCGGTCTGGTCGTCTCCATTCTCTTCACCCCGTATCTCATCAAGGTCTTCTCGAAACAGGGCTTCGGCCAGGAGATCCGCGAGGAGGTGCAGAAGTCCCACTCGTCCAAGCGAGGGACCCCCACGATGGGGGGAATGGCGATCCTCGTCGCCATGTGGGTCGGATACCTGACGACTCATCTGACGGTGTCCGACGCGCTTCCCAGCATCACCGCGCTGTTGGTCCTCGGACTGACCACGATGCTCGGTATCGTCGGGTTCCTGGACGACTTCATCAAGATCCGCAAGCGTCGCAACCTGGGACTGAACAAGACGGCGAAACTGGTCGGCCAGATGCTGGCCTCGGTCCTGTTCGCCGTGCTGGCCCTGCAGTTCGCCGACAGGAACGGTTTCACCCCCGCTTCGGACAACCTGTCGTTCATCCGTGACATCAACGTGGTCTCCTTCGGCCTCATCGGTTTCGTGGTGTTCGCCTACATCGCCATCAGCGGCTGGTCCAACGCGGTGAACTTCACCGACGGCATGGACGGTCTGGCAGGAGGAACGGCCGCGATGGTGCTGGCCAGTTACGTACTGATCTCCTTCTGGCAGTTCCGCAACTCCTGCCAGCTGGCTTCCGAACTCGGGCCGGCCTGCTACCAGGTGCGTGATCCGCTGGACGTCGCCGTGGTGTCCGCGGCGGCCATGGGGTCCTGCGTGGGATTCCTCTGGTGGAACGCGGCACCGGCCAAGATCTTCATGGGCGATACCGGTTCGCTGGCCATCGGTGGGCTGGTCGCCGGGCTTTCGATGACGACCCGGACGGAACTGCTGATGATCGTCATCGGCGGTCTGTTCGTTGTCGAGGCCCTGTCGGTGGTGTTGCAGATCGTGGTTTTCCGTACCTCGCGCAGGCGGTTGTTCCGGATGGCGCCGTTCCACCATCACTTCGAACTGGCGGGGTGGGCCGAGACCTCGGTGATCATTCGGTTCTGGATACTGGGTGCGATCAGTTGCCTGTTCGGGGTGGGGCTGTTCTACGCCGACTGGCTGTCCCTGGCCGGCGGGACCTGA
- a CDS encoding UDP-N-acetylmuramoyl-L-alanyl-D-glutamate--2,6-diaminopimelate ligase — MSVRQLAESTGARVVRITEPADTTGDTPVEVSGVTLRAQHVVTGDLFAALPGARTHGAEHAAAALDAGARAVVTDEEGMSTAALAEHASVAGGDVPLLVHPEPRRVLGVLAAEIYGRPSQRLSVLGITGTSGKTTTSYLAEAALRRAGFVTGLIGTVETRVAGARLDSAFTTPEAPDLQALLAVMAERGVTHVVMEVSSHALALGRVSGVDFAAGGFTNLSRDHLDFHSDLEDYFAAKAMLFDGRCAREVVCLDTDWGRRLVRSGVVTVATDGREADWTANGAVAHPSGEQHFTASGPDNARVEIRLRLPGAFNIANALLATAMLWELGVDGGSVAEGLAEVDVPGRMERVALGQDFAAVVDYSHKPDAVEAVLEAARAQAAGRVLVVLGCGGDRDTAKRPVMGATAARSADLLIVTDDNPRGEDPAGIRASVLDGAAEVAAEERAVLCEIADRRTAINEVVRRARGGDVVVVAGKGHETGQEVAGVTHPFSDRDELATALRERLEGPEGTETTAVRWSPEENRGSDEEAR, encoded by the coding sequence GTGAGTGTTCGGCAGTTAGCCGAATCGACCGGTGCCCGCGTGGTCCGCATCACCGAACCGGCGGACACCACCGGCGACACCCCAGTCGAGGTGAGCGGTGTCACTTTGCGTGCTCAACATGTCGTTACCGGTGACCTGTTCGCCGCGTTGCCCGGTGCCCGCACCCACGGTGCGGAGCACGCCGCTGCCGCCCTCGACGCGGGTGCGCGTGCCGTGGTCACGGACGAGGAGGGAATGAGCACGGCGGCGTTGGCCGAACACGCCTCCGTGGCCGGAGGCGATGTTCCGCTGCTGGTGCATCCCGAACCGCGTCGTGTCCTCGGGGTGCTGGCTGCCGAGATCTACGGCAGGCCTTCCCAACGGCTTTCCGTGCTCGGCATCACGGGCACCTCGGGAAAGACCACCACGAGTTACCTGGCCGAGGCCGCGTTGCGCCGGGCGGGTTTCGTCACCGGGCTGATCGGAACGGTCGAGACCCGTGTGGCCGGAGCCCGCCTCGACAGCGCCTTCACCACCCCGGAAGCCCCCGACCTGCAGGCCCTGTTGGCCGTGATGGCCGAACGTGGTGTCACGCACGTGGTCATGGAGGTATCCAGTCACGCGTTGGCGCTGGGCAGGGTTTCCGGGGTCGATTTCGCCGCAGGCGGTTTCACCAATCTTTCCAGGGACCACCTGGATTTCCACAGTGACCTGGAGGACTACTTCGCCGCCAAGGCCATGCTGTTCGACGGTCGCTGTGCGCGTGAGGTGGTGTGCCTCGACACCGACTGGGGACGGCGGTTGGTCCGTTCCGGGGTGGTCACGGTCGCGACCGACGGGCGAGAGGCCGACTGGACCGCGAACGGAGCGGTGGCTCATCCGAGCGGGGAGCAGCATTTCACGGCGAGCGGTCCGGACAACGCTCGTGTGGAGATCAGGCTACGCTTGCCGGGGGCGTTCAACATCGCCAACGCTCTGCTCGCCACGGCCATGTTGTGGGAACTCGGTGTGGACGGGGGATCCGTCGCCGAAGGATTGGCCGAGGTGGACGTTCCGGGACGCATGGAGCGTGTCGCGCTGGGGCAGGACTTCGCCGCGGTGGTGGACTACTCGCACAAACCCGATGCCGTCGAGGCCGTGCTGGAAGCGGCGCGGGCCCAAGCGGCAGGGAGGGTGCTCGTCGTGCTCGGCTGTGGCGGTGACAGGGATACGGCCAAGCGCCCCGTCATGGGAGCCACAGCGGCACGGTCGGCGGACCTGCTGATAGTGACGGACGACAATCCGCGCGGTGAGGATCCGGCGGGGATCAGAGCGAGCGTGCTCGACGGAGCGGCGGAAGTGGCCGCGGAAGAACGCGCCGTGTTGTGTGAGATCGCCGATCGGCGGACGGCGATCAACGAGGTGGTACGTCGGGCGCGCGGAGGCGACGTCGTCGTGGTCGCGGGGAAGGGGCACGAAACCGGTCAGGAAGTGGCCGGGGTGACCCACCCCTTCTCGGACCGGGACGAGTTGGCGACCGCGTTGCGCGAACGACTTGAAGGTCCGGAAGGGACGGAAACCACCGCCGTGCGGTGGTCCCCGGAGGAGAACCGGGGAAGTGACGAGGAGGCAAGGTGA